Sequence from the Pelotomaculum isophthalicicum JI genome:
GTCGGCTATGCCGGGCTTGGAATTGAACCAGTAGAAAACCAGGAAGAAGCCGGCGATCGCCAGAAAAGCGGCGAGGGAGTGAAGATTGAGGAGGGGTGCAACGGTTTTTGGAACATACTCAGTTGTCTGGAACAGGGAGGCAAATGTCAGGAGAAACAAGCCGGCCCGCCAAATCCATTTGTTTTCCGCTTTGATCCCGCTGTAAACCAGTGTCACTGCTTCAACCACCCAGGCGATATCAACCCACGCGCCATGCAGTTGAATGGGGATGGCGATAGTAACCAGGGCCAGGCCTATCCCCAGCAGTGTAAGGAATAAGAGGCTGTCCCCAGATTTTTTTCTTTGAATAGTCAGGCTGACCACCAGATACAGCACCGCCAGTGAAATTACAAAAAGGCCGTGCCAGTTGCCGAAGCGGTGGAGGTTGTCCAGACTCGCGGCCAGGAAAAAGGCGACATTGAGCACCATGAGCAAAACATCTGGTAACTGGGTCGGCTTTTTGTGACGCACGTTGTAAAGGAAAGCCAAGGTACCGAAGATGACAAAGAAAGCGGACAGGAACAGCTCGACGGCCAGCACTTCCAGTACAGACCTGGACTGAGATTTATAAAGAATATATACAAAAACGGTGCCGGCAAAAGAGAGCAAGTTTAAACTGCGCCAGTTTTTGTAATAGGCCAGAGACAAGACTAACAAGTCGAGTATAGTAATATAACTGAACAAGGGAATAGGATGGCCACTTTTGCTGCCAATCAGGAAAGGACTTAAAAAACCGCCGATTGTGGAGAGTATCGCCACGCCAAAAGCGTTCTGCCGGACTGATAAAAATCCGCCGGCCAGAGCTGTAAGTACCAGCAGCATAAAAGCGGCCACGGGGCTGAAAATGTTGTAATAATTCGCGGCGGCAAAGGTGGTTAGGTAGATCACGGCAATCCCCCCGCCGGTCAGACCCTGAGAAAAGTAAATATATTTCCTGTTTATGGCAATATCCCCTGCCACTAGGAGCAAAACGCCGCCGATGAGGCCGATGATAATCCTGCCCACTTCATTTATCCAGCGGTTGTCAAAAGAGTATTTTAAGAAGTAGGCCACTCCGAATAGTAAAATGACGATGCCGATCCGGTTTAGTAATTGGCCGCCAATCATCCGCTCCAAGCCATCCTTGGTCAGCAGCGTTTTTTTGAACGGACGTCTGGATTGTGGGTCTCCCTTCGCACTTTGCTTATCTTGTTGAATTTGGCTTGTTTTAGCTACGGGAGAAATGTCCTGTACCGCCCGATTTTCCAGCCGGGCTAATTTTAACTTTAATGAATTAACCTCTTCTTCCAAAGATTCCACTCTTTTTAAGAGGTCTTCTTGCTCCGTCATCTAATCACCATCCAGGTTTCTTTCATAATAAGTACAATTAGACATTTTTCCAGGAGAATCCTTCTTTTTTTGGCAGGGCATGAAGGTTTAAACGTTGCGTACGACAATGGTTATACGGGCGATTTCAGGAAATCCCTAATAAATAAAGGTGCTCTTGTATTAACTAAATCAGCAACCCTCTTGACCCCTATTAAATGCTGTTACTATAATAATGTAACTTAAATAATGTAACTTGGACTTACTTTATTGAACCCGTTTGGAACCTGCAGTACCGGATTAATCACGTAATATTAAATTATTCGTAAAAGTAAGTTTAATCAAAGTGGTATTGAAAGGAATGATTATTTTGACTAACCAGCCGTCCAGTAAAGGCAAGATATTCTCCATTTCCATTGCCCACCTGTTTAACGACTGGTACATGAATTACATCCAGACATTACTGCCTTTCATGGTGGCCGCCGGGCTGGGAATAAGCAGGGGAGCTTTTCTGATTTCCGCCTTCACTGTTACTTCCTCTCTGTTTCAACCGGTTTCCGGCTATCTGGTGGACCAGAAGAATCAGCGCTGGATGGTTTATGCGGGGACATTATGGATGGCTGTATTGATCAGCCTGGTAGGTGTGCTGCAAAACTATCCGCTCCTGGTGCTTACCGTGGCCTTGGCCGGCCTGGGCACGGCGGCGTTTCACCCCCAGGCCTCGGCTATGGTCGCCTCGGTAAGCGGGGATAGAAAAGGTTTTTTTCAGGCGATTTTTATGGCCGCGGGAAACATCGGGTGGGCGCTGACTCCGCTGATGGTGGTTCCCTTTACCCAAGTGTACGGTTTAAAACTGACGCCGCTGTTTGTCCTGCCTGGAGTGGTGGTGGCTGTCTTGCTCTGGTTCACCGCGCCCAGCGTCCCGGACGGAACAAAGGCTGCTCCTCCGCCGCTATGTCCTGTTCTTCGCGCCGCATGGTCTGAGTTGACCAAAATCATGCTGGTGGTAACATGCCGTTCTCTGGCTTACTTCGGCCTGGTATCCTTTCTCCCCCTTTATCTTCAACATGAGAATATCTCCCTCCTGGCCGGCAGCCGTCTTCTGTTTCTGATGTTGTTTTCTGGAGCGGTGGGGGGGCTGGTAGGCGGATATCTCTCTGATCTTTTCGGCAGAAAGGCCGTCATCGTCGGATCATTGATCACGGCCAGCCCGTTGTTTTACCTGTTTCTCGGAGCAAGCGGTCCTTTCAGCTACCTGCTCCTGGCCCTGGCCGGCGCCTGCCTGCTGGCGTCTTTTTCAGTGACAGTCGTGGCCACTCAGGAGGTCATCAGTAAAAACGCCGCCATGGCGGCAGGACTGATGCTCGGCTTCGGCATCGGTATGGGCGGTCTGGGAGTCGGCCTGGTGGGGCTGCTGGCGGAACACGCAGGCGTTGTTTACACTATCCACATGCTAATCTGGCTGCCTCTCCTGGCCGGGTTGATCGGCCTGAGTATAAAAGGCAGGAATACGTCCGCTCTTATTTCAGTTGATAGTTAACATGTCTCGCTAAATTTTTTAACATTTAAAAAATCAAATAAAACAGGACACAACCTTTGGGATATGTGCCCTGTTTTTTTATGTTGGCTGCAAAGTACTTTTATATTAAGAACAATATTTATCTGTTGTCATAATATGAGTTATGGATACTTTTAGATATTATGGCAATACCAGGTGAATTAGCGACGGCAGTAGTTTTTAAGTTAAGAAGAGATCTGCAATGAAAATTTCGAGGTATGGGAAAATATTTAAATATGTTTTGAGCATATCCGCTCTCGGTCTTGTTGCCTTGGCGCCATTTTTTAGAGGGTTGATGTTTGAACGGGAAATGAGCATCCATCATTGCCTGGTCGCTCTGATTTCAGTACTGGCGCTTATCCCGCTTATTTTTTGTTCAGACGGTCCGTCTGACGGGAGAGAGCGTTTGCCGGTGCGGCGGATGGTCAAATCACCATATTTTTTAGCCCTGGCCTTGCTGACAGTCTTATACGGGCTATCCTCGTTTCAAGCTGTCAACTCCAGGGAAAGTCTTTTTATCTGGCTGAGGCATGTTGATTACCTTTTATCTTTTATCATTGTTTATCTGGCAGTGGGAATGTGGTCAAAGGACAAACAACAGTCAACTTTTATGCGGTGGTCTTTGACGGTTTTTGCTGTCGCGGGAACACTCGTCGCCGCGGGCGGCATCCTGACCTGCCAAGGTATTGTGTCGATAGACAGCGGGGTGGCCTTTGGCCGCCTGAGATCTACTTTTCAGTATCCCAACGCCATGGCGGCTTACCTTATGGCCACGGTATTGATGGCTATCCACCTGGCGGCGCGGAACCCCCGGCCTTTAAAAGCGGGTGTCTTCGCCGGGATGGGTTTTCTAATATTTCTGGCTATATTAGGCAGTCAGAGCCGGGGAGTGTGGGTAATGCTCCCGTTAATCTTAGCTTTATTCTTTTTCGGGCAAACAGCCAGAAAGAGATTTATTTTGCTAACCGCAGTTATTTTTGGATTAGCCATAAGTTTAAGTTCACTGACCGTAGCCCCGCAAGCGCAGCAGTTGCAACCCAACTGGAGGGCTTCCCTGTGTACTTTGGCGGGCTTTTCGGTTGCGGGAATCATCTGGGGCGGATTTGTCAAGTCATGGCTCTCCCTGCTAAAAGTTTACCGAGCCAGGAAGAAAATCATTATCCTCGGGATTATTTGCGCTATTCTGGTCGTTTTCGCCGGGACGGTTTTGGTTCGCAATCATTGGGACGGCGCTCATGAAAAGGGAATATCCGGCAGCCCTTTATTGAGCAGGCTAATGCGCGTCAATACTTCGGAGAACAACTTCCAGTCCCGTATGGTTTATTATACTGATGCTCTTAAAATGGTCAAAGACCGTCCTCTGTTGGGCTGGGGAGGAGGAGGCTGGTTGAGCGGCTATCCTGCCTATCAGTCATACAACTACATATCCACCACAGTTCACAACCACTTTTTACAAGTCTGGGTTGAAGCCGGCACGTTGGCAATGATCGTGTTTATTATACCGTTCCTTGTTTTGACACGCGGTCTTTGGCGCCTTTATCATACCCGTAAAATCCGGCAATTGAGCCCGGAAACCTGGACGATAGGTGTGGCGGCTTTAGCTCTTGGCATGCACTCGGCTATTGATTTTGACCTTTCCTTTAGCAGCATCGCCCTGCTCCTCTGGGGTTTGTTGGCGCTGTTTGCCTGTCAGGAAATGGTTTTGGGGTTTGACCGTGTATCACAAGATAGTTTTGGTTCCAAAAGAGCAGGCGCTGTGAAATTTAACGTTTTATTGGCCATTTTTCTTAGCCTTGCTTCAATTAGCCTGGCAGCCGGCACAATTACTTTGCGGGCCGGGGAAGCAAAGGCCAAAGCATGTGTATTGGCTATTCAAAAGGGAGATAGAGAGGCGGCAATTGAAAATATTCAAGCGGCCAGTCGCTTGGATCGGTGGTCGGCCCAGCACCCAATCATTCAGGCACAGTTGTTAATGAGCGGCATTGAGGATAACCCGGATCCGCTGGCTAAAAATTATTTGGCGAATGAAAGCCTTAACCTGGTTCAACGCGCGTTGAAACTTGACAGCTACAACTCGGAAAATCACTTTATGCTGGCCCGGTTGTACTTGGCCAACGGCAATTTGGAGGATACCCTGGCGGAGGCCGAGCGGGCCAAGGTGCTGCAGCCATGGTTAATCAGAACTTATGAAGAATATAACAGTATTTATGAAAATGTGGCTGTGCAACAACTCCTGCGCGGACAAAAAGAGGAAGCCGGAGACACGCTCCGCCGGGTACTGGCAGCAACTCAAGAAGCAGTATCTAAAAAAGAAACGCTGCCAACCAGGCTAAATAGTTTGTGGGATAAGCGCTCGGATCTCACGCTAACTCCGGCTTTGGCCCTGACAGCTGGTCAGTCGGCACTACTTTTGGAAGATTATAATCAGGCCAGAGAATTCCTTAATATCGCCTGCCAGGCCGAAGATCAAAAAACAAAAGATGTCGCTCAGTTGTGGCTGGGAGTAGCCATGCGGAAGGGGGGAGTTAACGAAATTTATAAATATTAAATTAACCTTAAAGGAGGATTCTAATGAATTACAGCATTGCGGTAAAACTAAAAAAAGTTAGTGTTATATTGGCGTTGGTTTTTGCGCTGGCACTGTTTGTCGGACCATATACTGCATTTGCATCTGACCTGGAGACACTATTAAACGAGCCTGTCCTTCCTCAAGCGTTAAACCTGAACAGCTCTATTAACTCCATCACCGGGCCGGTCGCGGCAGATAGCAGTGAGGTGGCTGCAATTAAAGCTATTCAGCTAAGACTTGTCAACCTCGGTTATGATACAGGTGGTATTGATGGTATTTATGGCCCCAAAACGATGAGCGCAGTGATACTGTTTCAGGAAAGTCATAATTTAATTGTGGACGGCATTGTTGGTCCACAAACAAGAGCAGCCTTAGGGTTTTAACATCCACAAGTCATGGAAAGCATGATTTCCTAAGCAACAAAAAGTCCGGTTCCCGTGTGAACGCTCGGGAATCGGCTTTTGTTCTTTTGGGGTGCATCTTGACAGATTAGTTTATTTTGTTAATAATTAATATAATAAATAATTTACTAATTAAATATAACAGGGGTGATGACAGAAACAAATGGATGAAAAAACAATTCTCGCACAGGAACTTGCCCGAACCATGTTCAGATTCAAGCGGCTTGGATGGCGGCAAGACTCCACCCATGCGCTCAGACAGAGTGAGTTCATACTGCTGGCAACCATTACACATAGTACCAGCCATGACTCTGATGGCATAAAGATCTCTGATTTGAGCGCGCGGCTGCAGATTACTCCCGCCGGCGTCACTCATATAATAAATTCCCTGGAGGAGGGTGGTTATGTGGAACGTTTGGCGGATCCGGCGGATAGAAGGGTTGTTCTCGTTAAGCCGACAGGCAGGGGAAATCAAGCCGTCAATTTAATGAACGCAAAATTTCTGGAAACACTAAAAGAATTGATTAACTATCTTGGAGAGAGGGACAGCAAGGAATTAATCAGACTTTTATCTTCAGCGTTAACCTTTATAAAAGAAAGGCGGAACTGTGGTGCAGAAAAATTCAAAGCGTAATATATTGCTGATAGGATTGATCTTAGGGATGTTCTTTTCCTCCCTTGACCAAACAGTTGTCGGAACCGCCATGCCGAGAATCATTGGTGATTTGGGTGGCTTGGATATCCTGACCTGGGTGACCACGGCGTATATGCTGAGTTCCACGACGATCGTTCCGATCGCCGGAAAGCTGGCTGATTTATACGGCCGCCGGATGATCTACGTTACGGGACTTTTCGTATTTATGCTTGGTTCAGCATTATGCGGGACCAGCAACAATATGACCGAGCTGATTGTCTACCGCGGCCTTCAAGGAGTGGGCGGGGGCATTATGATGCCCATGGCCATGACCGTCGTCGGGGATATTTTCCCTCCCGAAAAGCGCGGGAAGTGGCAGGGAGTTATGGGAGCTTTATTCGGCCTGTCCTCTATCGTCGGTCCGACTATCGGAGGCTGGATAGTTGATAACAGTTCCTGGCACTGGGTGTTTTATGTCAACCTGCCGGTTGGCATCCTCGCTGCCGCGACTATTTTTATCGGACTCAGCGGCGAAAAACGACTGAAGGATAAAGTGGTTATTGATTATGTGGGAGCGGGGACTCTCGTGGTAGGGGTTGTATCCCTCTTGCTGGGCTTAAGCCTGGGCGGAAAAGACTACCCCTGGAGTTCATGGCAGATCACCGGGTTATTTAGCGCCGCGTTTGTATTTTTGCTGGCCTTTGTATTGGTGGAGAAAAAGGCGGAAGAACCTGTGTTTAGTTTGACACTGTTCAGGAACCGGGTTTTTGCGGTAACCAATATTGTCGGCTTTCTGATGGGGTTGGGCATGTTCGGCGCTATTGTGTTCTTGCCGCTGTTCCTGCAAGGAGTAGTCGGCATTAGCGCCACGCGATCAGGCAATACAATGATTCCAATGATGTTTGCCATGGTTTTGACCAGTATTCTTGGGGGGCAGCTGATCACAAAAATCGGTTTTCGCACCCAGTTAGCCGCGGGTATGAGTTTCATCGCCGCAGGTTTTTACCTGTTGAGCACGATGACAGTGAATACGACCCAGCTAGGTGCGATTTCCGATATTATTGTCCTGGGGCTTGGGTTGGGTCTGGTTATGCCGACATTAACCATAGCGGTGCAGAGCGCCTTTCCTCTTGAACAGCGTGGTGTGGTTACCTCTTCAAGCCAGTTTTTCCGCAGTATAGGCGGAACTCTTGGAGTAACTCTGCTGGGAGTGGTAATGAATCACAGTTCAATCGGTTTACTGCAAAAAGATTTCTTTCCTGTGATAAAAGGCATTCCGGGACTACAGGCGGGACCCCTCGGCAGTACCTTGGAAAAGGCTTATGCCAACCCGCAGGGCCTATACAACGTACTCTTAAGCCCGGAAACAATTAGAAGCATCCCTGAAAATTTGCGGCAAGTCCTGCTGCCACCGCTTAAGGCTACACTGGCTGACTCCCTCCATGTAGTGTTCCTGGTCGCGATGTGCATCGCGATCCTGGGTATTGTGGTCAGTTTGCTGATAGGTAACGCAAGGGTGGAAAGAGCGGAAACAAAAGAGCGGTATAAGGCTAAAGGCAATGTAAATTTGAAAGAAGATTTGCTTGAAACATAAAAGCGGCGTTTTGCCATAAAGGGGCAACTAACATGAGTCAATATGTGTTGTATTTCAATGATATAGATAAATCCAGCCTGTCCCGGGTGGGAGGCAAAGGAGCGAATCTGGACGAATTATGTCATGTTCCGGGGATAGCCGTACCCGCGGGGTTTTGTGTTACCACGAGGGCTTACCTGGATTTCGTAAATACGAGTAAAGAGTTTGCCGCATTGCTGGAATCTCTGGAATTAATCGATATCGAATCATTGGAAGAGCTCAAGTCGGCGGGTGAGCGTATGCGGTCTCACCTGGAGAACCTTGACATTCCTGAATGCATTCAGCAGGAAATCAGCCGGGCCTGGCGGAAGACCGGCAGTCAATACGCCTACGCCATTCGATCCAGCGCGACGGCGGAAGACCTTCCGGGAGCTTCTTTCGCCGGGCAGCAGGACACCTTCTTGAATATTAAGGGTGAGGATAATATCCTTGACCGCGTCCGGAAATGCTGGGCGTCCCTGTTTACCGACCGGGCTATCGCTTACCGGCGGAAGAACGGTTTCGCCCATGACAAGGTATTGTTTTCCGTCGTCGTACAGCGGATGGTATTCCCTGAAGTGTCAGGAATCATGTTTACGGCTGATCCGGTGACCGGCAACCGGCGGATCGTATCCATAGACGCGAGTTACGGTCTGGGAGAAGCGTTGGTGTCAGGCATCGTCTCAGCCGATTTATACCAGGTAAAAGCGGATAAATTGCTCAAAAAGCAAATCGCCAGTAAAGAAATCGGCATCTTTGCCATACCCGAGGGCGGCACGGTCAAATTGAAGATTACGGAAGAGAGACAGACATCTCAGGCTTTGCCGGATGAGGGCGCGGTCAGGCTGGCCCGGATGGGACGAAACATTGAAGAACATTTCGGGAGTCCGCAGGATATTGAATGGTGCTTAGCCGACAACGAAATATTTATTGTCCAGAGCCGGCCTATTACGACCCTCTACCCCATTCCCGCCGTCTCCGATGATAAACTTCACCTTTTCGTATCATTCGGTCACGTGCAAATGATGACAGAGGCCATAAAGCCCCTGGGGATATCGGTATTGAGGACTTTTCTGCCGTTGGGAAAAAGTTCGCCGCGGGCAGAGAGCGACCTTCTGGTGGAAGCCGGCGGGAGATTGTATACCGACGCCGTTACTCGTTTGATTGAATATCCGTTTCTAAGGAAACGGCTGCCTG
This genomic interval carries:
- a CDS encoding DUF2339 domain-containing protein, producing the protein MTEQEDLLKRVESLEEEVNSLKLKLARLENRAVQDISPVAKTSQIQQDKQSAKGDPQSRRPFKKTLLTKDGLERMIGGQLLNRIGIVILLFGVAYFLKYSFDNRWINEVGRIIIGLIGGVLLLVAGDIAINRKYIYFSQGLTGGGIAVIYLTTFAAANYYNIFSPVAAFMLLVLTALAGGFLSVRQNAFGVAILSTIGGFLSPFLIGSKSGHPIPLFSYITILDLLVLSLAYYKNWRSLNLLSFAGTVFVYILYKSQSRSVLEVLAVELFLSAFFVIFGTLAFLYNVRHKKPTQLPDVLLMVLNVAFFLAASLDNLHRFGNWHGLFVISLAVLYLVVSLTIQRKKSGDSLLFLTLLGIGLALVTIAIPIQLHGAWVDIAWVVEAVTLVYSGIKAENKWIWRAGLFLLTFASLFQTTEYVPKTVAPLLNLHSLAAFLAIAGFFLVFYWFNSKPGIADGKIIIWPAAVLGTGLALKQISWEAVTAVYHFKLGIQNSFAVSLSWAALAVIIITVGMVRDIKGFRFISLALFGLTVSKIMLFDLSNLAMVFRVVILLTVGAILVGVSFAYQRKEKEVEK
- a CDS encoding MFS transporter; this translates as MIILTNQPSSKGKIFSISIAHLFNDWYMNYIQTLLPFMVAAGLGISRGAFLISAFTVTSSLFQPVSGYLVDQKNQRWMVYAGTLWMAVLISLVGVLQNYPLLVLTVALAGLGTAAFHPQASAMVASVSGDRKGFFQAIFMAAGNIGWALTPLMVVPFTQVYGLKLTPLFVLPGVVVAVLLWFTAPSVPDGTKAAPPPLCPVLRAAWSELTKIMLVVTCRSLAYFGLVSFLPLYLQHENISLLAGSRLLFLMLFSGAVGGLVGGYLSDLFGRKAVIVGSLITASPLFYLFLGASGPFSYLLLALAGACLLASFSVTVVATQEVISKNAAMAAGLMLGFGIGMGGLGVGLVGLLAEHAGVVYTIHMLIWLPLLAGLIGLSIKGRNTSALISVDS
- a CDS encoding O-antigen ligase family protein; its protein translation is MKISRYGKIFKYVLSISALGLVALAPFFRGLMFEREMSIHHCLVALISVLALIPLIFCSDGPSDGRERLPVRRMVKSPYFLALALLTVLYGLSSFQAVNSRESLFIWLRHVDYLLSFIIVYLAVGMWSKDKQQSTFMRWSLTVFAVAGTLVAAGGILTCQGIVSIDSGVAFGRLRSTFQYPNAMAAYLMATVLMAIHLAARNPRPLKAGVFAGMGFLIFLAILGSQSRGVWVMLPLILALFFFGQTARKRFILLTAVIFGLAISLSSLTVAPQAQQLQPNWRASLCTLAGFSVAGIIWGGFVKSWLSLLKVYRARKKIIILGIICAILVVFAGTVLVRNHWDGAHEKGISGSPLLSRLMRVNTSENNFQSRMVYYTDALKMVKDRPLLGWGGGGWLSGYPAYQSYNYISTTVHNHFLQVWVEAGTLAMIVFIIPFLVLTRGLWRLYHTRKIRQLSPETWTIGVAALALGMHSAIDFDLSFSSIALLLWGLLALFACQEMVLGFDRVSQDSFGSKRAGAVKFNVLLAIFLSLASISLAAGTITLRAGEAKAKACVLAIQKGDREAAIENIQAASRLDRWSAQHPIIQAQLLMSGIEDNPDPLAKNYLANESLNLVQRALKLDSYNSENHFMLARLYLANGNLEDTLAEAERAKVLQPWLIRTYEEYNSIYENVAVQQLLRGQKEEAGDTLRRVLAATQEAVSKKETLPTRLNSLWDKRSDLTLTPALALTAGQSALLLEDYNQAREFLNIACQAEDQKTKDVAQLWLGVAMRKGGVNEIYKY
- a CDS encoding peptidoglycan-binding domain-containing protein, giving the protein MNYSIAVKLKKVSVILALVFALALFVGPYTAFASDLETLLNEPVLPQALNLNSSINSITGPVAADSSEVAAIKAIQLRLVNLGYDTGGIDGIYGPKTMSAVILFQESHNLIVDGIVGPQTRAALGF
- a CDS encoding MarR family winged helix-turn-helix transcriptional regulator, translating into MDEKTILAQELARTMFRFKRLGWRQDSTHALRQSEFILLATITHSTSHDSDGIKISDLSARLQITPAGVTHIINSLEEGGYVERLADPADRRVVLVKPTGRGNQAVNLMNAKFLETLKELINYLGERDSKELIRLLSSALTFIKERRNCGAEKFKA
- a CDS encoding MDR family MFS transporter yields the protein MQKNSKRNILLIGLILGMFFSSLDQTVVGTAMPRIIGDLGGLDILTWVTTAYMLSSTTIVPIAGKLADLYGRRMIYVTGLFVFMLGSALCGTSNNMTELIVYRGLQGVGGGIMMPMAMTVVGDIFPPEKRGKWQGVMGALFGLSSIVGPTIGGWIVDNSSWHWVFYVNLPVGILAAATIFIGLSGEKRLKDKVVIDYVGAGTLVVGVVSLLLGLSLGGKDYPWSSWQITGLFSAAFVFLLAFVLVEKKAEEPVFSLTLFRNRVFAVTNIVGFLMGLGMFGAIVFLPLFLQGVVGISATRSGNTMIPMMFAMVLTSILGGQLITKIGFRTQLAAGMSFIAAGFYLLSTMTVNTTQLGAISDIIVLGLGLGLVMPTLTIAVQSAFPLEQRGVVTSSSQFFRSIGGTLGVTLLGVVMNHSSIGLLQKDFFPVIKGIPGLQAGPLGSTLEKAYANPQGLYNVLLSPETIRSIPENLRQVLLPPLKATLADSLHVVFLVAMCIAILGIVVSLLIGNARVERAETKERYKAKGNVNLKEDLLET